In Lates calcarifer isolate ASB-BC8 linkage group LG15, TLL_Latcal_v3, whole genome shotgun sequence, one genomic interval encodes:
- the LOC108889610 gene encoding H-2 class II histocompatibility antigen, A-U alpha chain has protein sequence MVTISCSDMRRSAVIILILNAASTFSQIAHEVVIIVGCFENGTTEVQAEFDTEEVLYVDFDKQDMVYTVPPYLMMNPRETFGDVAVYNNARKAKNTCPAVVAYCKAEEKNPPEVTDPPETILYSEEEVQPGVENSLICFVNHFYPPFIEVSWTKNGQPVSEGVSLSRYYPNEDQTFHQFSTLTFTPREGDIYSCTVEHVALDRPKTRFWEPEFSHQSVGLDVFCGVGLSVGLLGVAVGTFLIVKGHHRQ, from the exons ATGGTGACGATCTCCTGCTCAGACATGAGGCGCTCTGCTGTTATAATCCTGATACTCAACGCCGCCAGCACCTTTTCACAAA TTGCCCATGAAGTTGTCATTATTGTGGGCTGCTTTGAAAATGGTACAACTGAGGTGCAGGCGGAATTTGATACTGAAGAGGTTTTGTACGTAGATTTTGACAAACAAGATATGGTCTACACTGTGCCCCCATATCTCATGATGAACCCAAGAGAAACATTTGGGGACGTAGCTGTTTACAATAATGCTAGGAAAGCCAAGAACACGTGTCCAGCAGTTGTTGCATACTgcaaagcagaggagaaaaatcCACCAGAAGTGACAG ATCCTCCTGAGACCATCCTCTACTCTGAAGAAGAAGTTCAGCCGGGAGTAGAAAACAGCCTCATCTGCTTTGTGAATCATTTCTACCCACCTTTCATTGAAGTGAGCTGGACAAAAAACGGTCAGCCGGTGTCAGAGGGGGTGTCACTCAGTCGATATTATCCCAATGAGGACCAGACCTTCCACCAGTTCTCAACCCTGACGTTCACGCCGAGGGAGGGGGACATTTACAGCTGCACTGTGGAGCATGTAGCCCTGGATAGACCTAAAACAAGATTCTGGG AACCTGAATTCAGTCATCAAAGTGTTGGACTGGATGTTTTCTGTGGAGTGGGCCTAAGTGTGGGTCTACTGGGAGTCGCAGTTGGAACATTTTTAATTGTCAAAGGACACCACAGACAATAG
- the LOC108889609 gene encoding DLA class II histocompatibility antigen, DR-1 beta chain isoform X2 yields MFPVREQFYFQFCLLSFESMHTCSFFSLLCVFLLFPRAVEPNVRLRSDEAASSRHPAILICSAYNFYPKHISLTWLRDGEVVTSGVMSTDVLSNGNWLYQIHTYLEYTPKPGEKITCKVKHVSLKEPKLYDWDPLSESQRNKIAVGTAGLVLGLVFLFAGLIYYKKNTTDRVLVPTS; encoded by the exons ATGTTTCCAGTGAGAGAACAATTTTACTTccagttttgtcttttgtcatttgAAAGCATGCATACTTGCAGCTTCTTTTCGCTGCTGTGCGTATTCCTGTTATTTCCAAGAGCAG TTGAACCTAATGTCAGGCTGAGATCAGATGAGGCAGCGAGCAGCAGACATCCAGCCATCCTCATTTGCAGCGCGTACAACTTTTATCCCAAACACATCAGCTTGACGTGGCTGAGGGATGGAGAGGTGGTGACATCTGGTGTGATGTCCACCGATGTGCTGTCCAATGGGAACTGGCTCTACCAGATCCACACCTATCTGGAGTATACTCCCAAACCTGGAGAGAAAATCACCTGTAAGGTCAAGCATGTCAGCCTCAAGGAGCCCAAACTGTATGACTGGG aCCCCCTGTCTGAGTCACAGAGGAACAAGATCGCTGTCGGGACAGCAGGGCTGGTGCTGGGTCTGGTCTTTTTATTTGCTGGGTTGATTTACTACAAGAAGAACACTACTG aTCGGGTGTTGGTGCCGACAAGTTAA
- the LOC108889609 gene encoding DLA class II histocompatibility antigen, DR-1 beta chain isoform X3, translated as MHNTYPTVEPNVRLRSDEAASSRHPAILICSAYNFYPKHISLTWLRDGEVVTSGVMSTDVLSNGNWLYQIHTYLEYTPKPGEKITCKVKHVSLKEPKLYDWDPLSESQRNKIAVGTAGLVLGLVFLFAGLIYYKKNTTDRVLVPTS; from the exons ATGCACAACACATATCCCACTG TTGAACCTAATGTCAGGCTGAGATCAGATGAGGCAGCGAGCAGCAGACATCCAGCCATCCTCATTTGCAGCGCGTACAACTTTTATCCCAAACACATCAGCTTGACGTGGCTGAGGGATGGAGAGGTGGTGACATCTGGTGTGATGTCCACCGATGTGCTGTCCAATGGGAACTGGCTCTACCAGATCCACACCTATCTGGAGTATACTCCCAAACCTGGAGAGAAAATCACCTGTAAGGTCAAGCATGTCAGCCTCAAGGAGCCCAAACTGTATGACTGGG aCCCCCTGTCTGAGTCACAGAGGAACAAGATCGCTGTCGGGACAGCAGGGCTGGTGCTGGGTCTGGTCTTTTTATTTGCTGGGTTGATTTACTACAAGAAGAACACTACTG aTCGGGTGTTGGTGCCGACAAGTTAA
- the LOC108889611 gene encoding LOW QUALITY PROTEIN: rano class II histocompatibility antigen, A beta chain-like (The sequence of the model RefSeq protein was modified relative to this genomic sequence to represent the inferred CDS: inserted 1 base in 1 codon): MIVLLPPPQEQGSSIINAIPTRPWKFNTVWRLTEVPHLRALYGHGLCRCQFSSYDGHDAVYVEQYYFNKMLGLQYNSTLGKIIGYTKKTKEIADFLNRDARFLNHEIWKTQLCKRNAPLSYKGLLNPVEPYTKLHQXMLICSVYNFYPKQIRVTWLRDGKIVTADVTSTDELPNGNWLYQIHSYLEYTPRHGEKITCMVEHASLMRPKLYDWEPVSDPGMNKIMCGCWCQQLRVYIQSIHSK; encoded by the exons ATGATTGTATTGcttcctcctccacaggaaCAGGGAAGTAGTATTATTAATGCAATACCAACAAGACCATGGAAATTTAACACTGTTTGGAGACTGACAGAAGTGCCACACCTGC GTGCTCTCTATGGTCACGGTTTGTGTCGTTGCCAGTTTAGTTCCTACGATGGTCATGATGCTGTGTACGTGGAGCAGTACTACTTTAACAAGATGTTGGGATTGCAATACAACAGCACTCTGGGGAAAATTATCGGctacacaaagaaaacaaaagaaattgCAGATTTCCTCAACAGAGATGCAAGATTTTTGAATCATGAGATATGGAAAACACAGCTTTGCAAAAGAAATGCCCCACTGTCATATAAAGGCCTTTTGAACCCAG TTGAGCCCTACACCAAACTACACC CCATGCTCATCTGCAGTGTGTACAACTTTTATCCAAAACAAATCAGAGTCACATGGCTGAGAGACGGAAAGATTGTCACTGCTGATGTGACGTCAACTGATGAGCTGCCAAATGGGAATTGGCTCTACCAGATACACTCTTATCTGGAGTATACACCCAGACATGGAGAGAAAATCACCTGTATGGTGGAGCACGCTAGCCTCATGAGGCCCAAACTTTATGACTGGG AGCCTGTGTCTGACCCGGGGATGAATAAGATCATG TGCGGGTGTTGGTGCCAACAACTGAG GGTTTATATCCAGAGCATACACTCTAAGTGA
- the LOC108889609 gene encoding H-2 class II histocompatibility antigen, E-S beta chain isoform X1, giving the protein MFPVREQFYFQFCLLSFESMHTCSFFSLLCVFLLFPRAGALFSHGLIRCQLTPSHEAVYLEQIYFNKMLMMQYNSTLGKFVGYTENTKKIADNLNKNPAFLKQERKNVAKCTTHIPLVFDFLSKSVEPNVRLRSDEAASSRHPAILICSAYNFYPKHISLTWLRDGEVVTSGVMSTDVLSNGNWLYQIHTYLEYTPKPGEKITCKVKHVSLKEPKLYDWDPLSESQRNKIAVGTAGLVLGLVFLFAGLIYYKKNTTDRVLVPTS; this is encoded by the exons ATGTTTCCAGTGAGAGAACAATTTTACTTccagttttgtcttttgtcatttgAAAGCATGCATACTTGCAGCTTCTTTTCGCTGCTGTGCGTATTCCTGTTATTTCCAAGAGCAG GTGCTCTCTTCAGTCACGGTTTAATTCGTTGCCAGCTGACTCCTTCCCATGAAGCTGTTTATCTGGAACAAATTTACTTTAATAAGATGCTCATGATGCAATACAACAGCACTTTGGGAAAATTTGTTGGCTACACAGAAAACACGAAGAAAATTGCCGACAACTTGAACAAAAACCCAGCTTTTTtgaaacaagagagaaagaatgtgGCAAAATGCACAACACATATCCCACTGGTATTTGATTTCCTTTCAAAATCAG TTGAACCTAATGTCAGGCTGAGATCAGATGAGGCAGCGAGCAGCAGACATCCAGCCATCCTCATTTGCAGCGCGTACAACTTTTATCCCAAACACATCAGCTTGACGTGGCTGAGGGATGGAGAGGTGGTGACATCTGGTGTGATGTCCACCGATGTGCTGTCCAATGGGAACTGGCTCTACCAGATCCACACCTATCTGGAGTATACTCCCAAACCTGGAGAGAAAATCACCTGTAAGGTCAAGCATGTCAGCCTCAAGGAGCCCAAACTGTATGACTGGG aCCCCCTGTCTGAGTCACAGAGGAACAAGATCGCTGTCGGGACAGCAGGGCTGGTGCTGGGTCTGGTCTTTTTATTTGCTGGGTTGATTTACTACAAGAAGAACACTACTG aTCGGGTGTTGGTGCCGACAAGTTAA